The proteins below are encoded in one region of Silene latifolia isolate original U9 population chromosome 2, ASM4854445v1, whole genome shotgun sequence:
- the LOC141638943 gene encoding uncharacterized protein LOC141638943 yields the protein MPGNGYGDMSGGTGKKSGGEGRKSSSDSWENKESRSISPYFLPTSDKPGDKIIHVMLNGDNYDEWSVKLHGALHSRKKIGFVNGSIKKPADDSEDLEDWYIVNAMDDIEGRFSVGNGPKTHRIKNSISSCKQGENESVTDYYGRLKRLWDDLDKYDRNPICDCGGCKCRINQKLDKKRDEGKLHDFLMGLGSHFATVCSNILLQEPLPTLNRAYATVIQEEGVHNDGSRSTNGSRNEGRADPIGFSARTGHNANVNSAPWFETGARFSVTSKEENDASYTRPRCTKCNRWGHVRDKCYDIIGYPPRRGGYRGGGRGNNGRGRGGGRAGENMGSASEEAAKTKEEYVSVPKNQWDAYVNNAKGPSSSGASSGSANRMSGKIHKSLWLLDSGATHHMTGDFHVLGEDREARTTIGTGEEHGRLYLLEGVTCKVHATRKADNEVETREKFVVSNNKVVKIFELIHCDLWSDYRTLASCGSRYFLTIVDDYSRAVWKGWEVYDVETHEFFVSRDVIFDERVLRFQSDSPIVSPAPGGEEVLYDDGEILMGDTPCVTTEEGMSEPEVNPGYVMGDAEPSRGVSGDGQRVFGPRVKVLHVRVVMRQPMVVGSDLIFRGLDMIKVSMSPLFLDKKVIGNKWVYKVKLRSDGSVERYKARLVVLGNKQEVGIDYYETFAPTAKMVTIRVFLAIVASRRWFMHQMDVHNAFLHGDLEEEVYMKLPQGYSVDSPGKVYRLKKSLYDLRQAPRCWFAKLSYALLAYGFVQSMYDYSLFSYVKENVEVHILVYVDDLVLGGTDYEALSRVKSYLGACFHMKDLGDLKYFLGIEVARNTSGVFICQRKYALDIFSETGIVSGKPERVPIEQNHKLAQADDDLLDYSERYRRIIGRLIYLTITGPDLSYSVHILSQFLHQPRVSHWRAVLPMVRYLKQGPGQGSLYRSESQLDLSVYSDSDWESCPLSRRLLTAYLVFLGGCLVSWKTKKQNIVSLSSAEAEYRSMAATTCEIKWLRGLLKFLGVSVSSPAVLRCDSQSALSLARNPVFHARTKHIEVDCHFVRDGYSRWNCLSHVYSYVCTIG from the exons ATGCCAGGGAACGGTTACGGTGATATGTCTGGTGGTACTGGTAAGAAGTCTGGTGGTGAAGGTAGGAAGTCCAGTAGTGATTCTTGGGAAAATAAGGAAAGTCGGTCTATAAGTCCTTATTTTCTTCCCACAAGCGACAAACCGGGAGACAAGATTATTCATGTCATGTTAAACGGAGATAACTATGACGAGTGGTCAGTCAAACTCCATGGTGCCCTCCATTCGAGAAAGAAGATCGGGTTCGTGAATGGGTCAATTAAGAAACCGGCTGATGATTCAGAGGATTTGGAAGATTGGTATATAGTCAATGCAATG GACGATATTGAAGGAAGATTCAGTGTAGGTAACGGTCCGAAAACGCATCGGATTAAGAATTCAATTTCATCCTGCAAACAAGGTGAGAATGAGTCGGTCACTGATTATTATGGCAGATTGAAGCGTTTATGGGACGATCTTGACAAATACGATCGTAATCCAATTTGTGACTGTGGTGGATGTAAGTGTCGTATTAATCAGAAATTGGACAAAAAGCGTGATGAAGGGAAGCTGCACGATTTTCTAATGGGACTTGGCTCGCACTTTGCCACGGTGTGCTCTAATATTTTGTTACAAGAACCACTGCCTACTCTCAATCGAGCTTATGCGACAGTGATTCAAGAGGAAGGCGTGCATAATGATGGTAGCCGGAGCACGAATGGTAGTCGAAACGAAGGAAGGGCAGACCCCATTGGATTTTCAGCAAGAACAGGGCATAATGCTAATGTAAACTCGGCTCCTTGGTTTGAAACAGGGGCACGTTTTTCTGTGACAAGTAAAGAAGAGAACGATGCTTCGTATACTCGACCACGGTGTACGAAGTGCAATCGCTGGGGTCATGTCAGAGATAAGTGCTATGATATCATAGGATATCCACCAAGACGAGGGGGATATCGAGGAGGAGGTCGTGGTAACAATGGTCGCGGTCGAGGAGGTGGTCGAGCTGGTGAAAATATGGGTAGTGCTAGTGAAGAAGCGGCAAAGACAAAGGAAGAGTATGTCAGTGTTCCCAAAAATCAATGGGATGCTTATGTGAATAACGCTAAAGGGCCGAGTTCATCAGGAGCTTCCTCGGGATCTGCTAACCGTATGTCTGGTAAGATACATAAGTCGCTTTGGTTGTTAGACTCAGGTGCCACACATCATATGACGGGTGATTTTCACGTGTTGGGTGAG GACCGCGAGGCGAGGACGACGATTGGTACGGGTGAAGAACACGGTAGGCTATATCTTCTCGAGGGAGTGACATGCAAGGTTCATGCTACTCGGAAAGCGGATAATGAAGTTGAG ACACGAGAGAAGTTTGTTGTCAGTAATAATAAAGTCGTTAAAATTTTTGAGTTGATTCACTGTGATTTGTGGAGTGACTATCGTACTTTGGCCTCTTGTGGTAGTCGGTATTTCTTGACCATAGTAGACGATTATTCCCGTGCTGTGTgg AAAGGATGGGAGGTGTATGATGTCGAGACACATGAATTCTTTGTCTCGAGGGATGTTATATTTGATGAGCGGGTGTTGAGGTTTCAAAGTGACTCACCCATTGTGTCTCCTGCACCTGGTGGTGAGGAGGTACTTTATGATGACGGTGAAATATTGATGGGTGATACACCGTGTGTCACGACAGAGGAGGGGATGAGTGAGCCTGAAGTCAATCCGGGTTATGTTATGGGTGATGCAGAACCTAGCCGTGGAGTGTCTGGTGACGGTCAGAGGGTGTTCGGACCCCGGGTAAAGGTGCTGCATGTGAGAGTAGTGATGAGGCAGCCTATGGTCGTGGGAAGCGACCTCATATTCCGTGGTCTCGATATGATAAAAGTGAGTATGTCACCTCTGTTTCT TGACAAAAAGGTCATTGGTAATAAATGGGTCTATAAAGTAAAATTGCGGTCTGATGGTTCTGTTGAACGTTATAAAGCGCGTTTGGTTGTTCTTGGCAATAAACAAGAAGTTGGCATTGATTATTATGAGACATTTGCTCCAACTGCTAAGATGGTAACAATCCGTGTTTTCTTGGCCATTGTTGCATCTCGAAGGTGGTTTATGCATCAAATGGATGTTCATAATGCATTCTTGCACGGGGACTTGGAAGAAGAGGTATACATGAAACTACCTCAAGGATATTCCGTTGATAGTCCGGGCAAGGTATATCGTCTCAAAAAGTCATTGTATGATCTGCGTCAGGCTCCTCGATGTTGGTTTGCTAAGCTCTCTTATGCTCTTCTCGCGTATGGATTTGTCCAAAGTATGTATGATTACTCTTTATTTTCTTATGTCAAAGAGAATGTTGAAGTTCATATTTTGGTATATGTCGATGATTTGGTACTTGGTGGGACGGATTATGAGGCTCTTAGCCGTGTTAAATCTTATTTGGGAGCGTGTTTTCATATGAAGGATCTTGGTGACTTGAAGTATTTTCTGGGGATCGAGGTCGCGCGTAATACCTCGGGTGTGTTTATTTGTCAACGGAAATATGCACTCGATATTTTTTCCGAGACTGGCATTGTTAGTGGTAAACCGGAAAGAGTACCAATTGAGCAAAATCACAAGTTGGCACAGGCTGATGACGATCTACTGGATTATTCGGAGCGTTATCGTCGGATAATCGGGCGTCTTATTTATCTGACAATCACGGGTCCTGATTTGTCTTATTCTGTTCACATTTTGTCTCAGTTTCTGCATCAGCCGCGTGTCTCTCATTGGCGTGCCGTGCTTCCTATGGTTCGGTATTTAAAGCAAGGGCCTGGTCAAGGTAGTTTATATCGCTCCGAGTCACAATTAGACTTGTCTGTTTATTCTGATTCGGACTGGGAAAGTTGTCCTTTGTCTCGTCGTTTGTTGACAGCTTATCTCGTTTTCTTGGGTGGTTGTCTTGTTTCTTGGAAAACGAAGAAACAAAACATCGTGTCACTTTCTTCCGCTGAGGCAGAGTATCGGTCTATGGCCGCTACGacatgtgagataaaatggttacGGGGTTTGTTGAAGTTTCTGGGTGTTTCTGTTTCTAGTCCAGCTGTTCTACGATGTGATAGCCAGTCTGCGTTGTCTCTTGCTCGAAATCCTGTGTTTCACGCTCGTACTAAACATATTGAAGTGGATTGTCATTTTGTACGTGATGGCTATTCGCGATGGAATTGTCTGTCCCACGTATATTCATACGTCTGCACAATTGGCTGA